One Arvicanthis niloticus isolate mArvNil1 chromosome 13, mArvNil1.pat.X, whole genome shotgun sequence genomic window carries:
- the Lrrc14 gene encoding leucine-rich repeat-containing protein 14 isoform X1, with protein sequence MLVLETKLLQDWWLSAQSSTMHTLVFLSTRQVLQCQPAACQALPLLPRELFPLLFKVAFMDKKTVVLRELVHTWPFPLLSFQQLLQECAHCSRALLQERLSTESMQAVILGLTARIHTRETEAGTQPFCRKHALRVLDMTGLLDDGVEQDPETMSMWDCTAAVARTCIAQQQGGTAEPGLSPLPVEIRVDLRVNRASYTFLREALQSSVDSPLRLCCRDLRAEDLPMRNTVALLQLLDAGCLRRIDLRFNNLGLRGLSVIIPHVARFQHLASLRLHYVHGDSRQPSVDGEDNFRYFLAQMGRFTCLRELSIGSSLLSGRLDQLLSTLQKPLESLELAFCALLPEDLRFLAQSSHATHLKKLDLSGNDLSGNQLTPFQGLLQAVAATLLHLELTECQLADAQLLATLPTLTRCANLRYLGLYGNPLSMAGLKELLRDSVVQAELRTVVHPFPVDCYEGLPWPPPASVLLEASINEEKFARVEAELHQLLLASGRAHVLWTTDIYGRLAADYFTL encoded by the exons ATGttggttctggaaaccaaacttttGCAAGACtg GTGGCTGTCTGCCCAGTCCAGTACCATGCACACGCTTGTGTTCCTCAGTACTCGTCAGGTCCTTCAGTGCCAGCCAGCTGCATGCCAGGCCCTGCCCCTGCTGCCCCGAGAACTCTTCCCTCTGCTGTTCAAGGTGGCCTTCATGGACAAGAAGACGGTTGTGCTGCGTGAGCTGGTGCACACGTGGCCCTTTCCCCTGCTCAGTTTCCAGCAGTTGCTGCAGGAGTGTGCCCACTGCAGTCGAGCCCTGCTGCAGGAGCGGCTCAGCACAGAAAGCATGCAGGCTGTGATCCTGGGGCTGACCGCCCGGATTCACACTCGAGAAACAGAGGCTGGCACGCAACCCTTTTGCAG GAAGCATGCATTGCGGGTACTGGACATGACTGGTCTCCTGGATGATGGTGTGGAGCAGGATCCTGAAACCATGAGCATGTGGGACTGTACAGCCGCTGTAGCCAGGACGTGTATTGCCCAGCAGCAGGGTGGGACTGCTGAGCCAGGGCTGTCACCCCTCCCTGTGGAGATCCGTGTAGACCTCCGGGTAAACCGGGCCTCCTATACATTCCTTCGTGAGGCACTCCAAAGTAGTGTGGACAGCCCACTTCGGCTGTGCTGCCGGGACCTCCGGGCCGAGGACCTACCCATGCGCAACACTGTGGCCTTACTACAGCTTTTAGATGCAGGCTGTCTGCGCCGGATAGACCTGCGCTTCAATAACCTGGGCTTGCGTGGGCTGTCTGTCATCATCCCACATGTGGCCCGCTTTCAGCACCTAGCTAGCCTGAGGCTGCATTATGTGCATGGAGACTCGAGGCAGCCTTCCGTGGATGGTGAGGACAACTTTCGCTACTTCCTAGCCCAGATGGGCCGGTTTACCTGTCTCCGGGAGCTCAGCATAGGCTCTTCACTCCTTTCAGGCAGGCTGGATCAACTGCTCAG CACCCTGCAAAAGCCACTGGAAAGCCTAGAGCTGGCCTTCTGTGCACTGTTGCCTGAGGACCTACGCTTCCTGGCTCAGAGCTCCCATGCTACCCACCTCAAAAAGCTGGATTTGAGTGGCAACGACCTGTCAGGCAACCAGTTGACACCTTTCCAGGGTCTGCTGCAGGCAGTGGCAGCCACATTGCTGCATCTTGAGCTGACTGAGTGCCAGCTTGCTGATGCTCAGCTGTTGGCCACACTACCCACCCTGACTCGCTGTGCCAATCTCCGGTACCTTGGTCTCTATGGCAACCCTTTGTCTATGGCAGGACTTAAAGAGCTGCTTCGGGACTCCGTGGTCCAGGCTGAGCTACGTACTGTGGTGCATCCTTTTCCTGTGGATTGCTATGAGGGTCTTCCTTGGCCACCACCTGCCTCCGTCCTTCTGGAAGCCTCCATCAACGAGGAGAAGTTTGCCCGTGTGGAAGCTGAGTTGCACCAGCTGCTGTTAGCTTCTGGCCGTGCCCATGTACTCTGGACCACAGACATCTACGGCCGGCTGGCTGCAGACTATTTTACCCTCTGA
- the Lrrc14 gene encoding leucine-rich repeat-containing protein 14 isoform X2 gives MHTLVFLSTRQVLQCQPAACQALPLLPRELFPLLFKVAFMDKKTVVLRELVHTWPFPLLSFQQLLQECAHCSRALLQERLSTESMQAVILGLTARIHTRETEAGTQPFCRKHALRVLDMTGLLDDGVEQDPETMSMWDCTAAVARTCIAQQQGGTAEPGLSPLPVEIRVDLRVNRASYTFLREALQSSVDSPLRLCCRDLRAEDLPMRNTVALLQLLDAGCLRRIDLRFNNLGLRGLSVIIPHVARFQHLASLRLHYVHGDSRQPSVDGEDNFRYFLAQMGRFTCLRELSIGSSLLSGRLDQLLSTLQKPLESLELAFCALLPEDLRFLAQSSHATHLKKLDLSGNDLSGNQLTPFQGLLQAVAATLLHLELTECQLADAQLLATLPTLTRCANLRYLGLYGNPLSMAGLKELLRDSVVQAELRTVVHPFPVDCYEGLPWPPPASVLLEASINEEKFARVEAELHQLLLASGRAHVLWTTDIYGRLAADYFTL, from the exons ATGCACACGCTTGTGTTCCTCAGTACTCGTCAGGTCCTTCAGTGCCAGCCAGCTGCATGCCAGGCCCTGCCCCTGCTGCCCCGAGAACTCTTCCCTCTGCTGTTCAAGGTGGCCTTCATGGACAAGAAGACGGTTGTGCTGCGTGAGCTGGTGCACACGTGGCCCTTTCCCCTGCTCAGTTTCCAGCAGTTGCTGCAGGAGTGTGCCCACTGCAGTCGAGCCCTGCTGCAGGAGCGGCTCAGCACAGAAAGCATGCAGGCTGTGATCCTGGGGCTGACCGCCCGGATTCACACTCGAGAAACAGAGGCTGGCACGCAACCCTTTTGCAG GAAGCATGCATTGCGGGTACTGGACATGACTGGTCTCCTGGATGATGGTGTGGAGCAGGATCCTGAAACCATGAGCATGTGGGACTGTACAGCCGCTGTAGCCAGGACGTGTATTGCCCAGCAGCAGGGTGGGACTGCTGAGCCAGGGCTGTCACCCCTCCCTGTGGAGATCCGTGTAGACCTCCGGGTAAACCGGGCCTCCTATACATTCCTTCGTGAGGCACTCCAAAGTAGTGTGGACAGCCCACTTCGGCTGTGCTGCCGGGACCTCCGGGCCGAGGACCTACCCATGCGCAACACTGTGGCCTTACTACAGCTTTTAGATGCAGGCTGTCTGCGCCGGATAGACCTGCGCTTCAATAACCTGGGCTTGCGTGGGCTGTCTGTCATCATCCCACATGTGGCCCGCTTTCAGCACCTAGCTAGCCTGAGGCTGCATTATGTGCATGGAGACTCGAGGCAGCCTTCCGTGGATGGTGAGGACAACTTTCGCTACTTCCTAGCCCAGATGGGCCGGTTTACCTGTCTCCGGGAGCTCAGCATAGGCTCTTCACTCCTTTCAGGCAGGCTGGATCAACTGCTCAG CACCCTGCAAAAGCCACTGGAAAGCCTAGAGCTGGCCTTCTGTGCACTGTTGCCTGAGGACCTACGCTTCCTGGCTCAGAGCTCCCATGCTACCCACCTCAAAAAGCTGGATTTGAGTGGCAACGACCTGTCAGGCAACCAGTTGACACCTTTCCAGGGTCTGCTGCAGGCAGTGGCAGCCACATTGCTGCATCTTGAGCTGACTGAGTGCCAGCTTGCTGATGCTCAGCTGTTGGCCACACTACCCACCCTGACTCGCTGTGCCAATCTCCGGTACCTTGGTCTCTATGGCAACCCTTTGTCTATGGCAGGACTTAAAGAGCTGCTTCGGGACTCCGTGGTCCAGGCTGAGCTACGTACTGTGGTGCATCCTTTTCCTGTGGATTGCTATGAGGGTCTTCCTTGGCCACCACCTGCCTCCGTCCTTCTGGAAGCCTCCATCAACGAGGAGAAGTTTGCCCGTGTGGAAGCTGAGTTGCACCAGCTGCTGTTAGCTTCTGGCCGTGCCCATGTACTCTGGACCACAGACATCTACGGCCGGCTGGCTGCAGACTATTTTACCCTCTGA
- the Lrrc24 gene encoding leucine-rich repeat-containing protein 24 produces MAPGTPALLLLLLGLLLLPLLPGLPPRATACPAACRCYSATVECGALRLRVVPPGIPPGTQTLFLQDNSIAHLEQGALAPLAALRHLYLHNNTLRALESGAFRAQPRLLELALTGNRLRGLRGGAFVGLVQLRVLYLAGNQLAKLLDFTFLHLPRLQELHLQENSIELLEDQALAGLSSLALLDLSRNQLGTISKEALQPLSSLQVLRLTENPWRCDCALHWLGSWIKEGGRRLLSSRDKKITCAEPPRLALQSLLEVSGGSLICIPPSVTVEPPELTANLGEDLQVACQASGYPQPLVVWRKVPQPRDGKPQAQAQLEGGASGLGGHATRDTGSGMLFLTNITLAHAGKYECEAANAGGKVRVPFHLLVNASRQQSQQLPAPQAPATRPVGHEPQHEAGSMAFRALGLATQTAITAAIALLALTALLLAAMICRRRRRRKKVPAASGEGTLFVNDYSDGPCTFAQLEELRDDHGHEMFVIDRSKPLFPEVPPEESPEHNPPEGLRSGLRLPTRVAYEIHC; encoded by the exons ATGGCCCCAGGGACCCCTgcgctgctgctgctactgctgggGTTATTGCTGCTGCCGCTGCTACCTGGACTCCCACCCCGCGCCACTGCCTGTCCCGCCGCCTGCCGCTGCTACAGCGCCACAGTGGAGTGTGGCGCCCTACGATTGCGCGTGGTCCCACCGGGAATCCCTCCGGGGACGCAG ACGCTGTTCCTGCAAGACAACAGCATCGCGCACCTGGAGCAAGGCGCCCTGGCTCCTCTCGCTGCCCTGCGCCACCTCTACCTGCACAACAATACCCTACGTGCGCTGGAGTCCGGCGCCTTCCGTGCACAGCCCCGCCTGCTTGAACTGGCGCTCACCGGCAACCGGCTTCGGGGATTGCGTGGTGGTGCATTTGTGGGCTTGGTCCAGCTTCGTGTGCTTTATCTGGCTGGAAACCAGCTGGCGAAGCTGCTGGATTTCACCTTCTTACATCTGCCG CGACTACAGGAACTTCATCTTCAAGAAAACAGCATTGAATTACTGGAGGACCAGGCCCTGGCTGGGCTTTCCTCCCTGGCACTACTAGACCTCAGCAGGAACCAACTGGGCACCATCAGCAAAGAGGCCCTGCAGCCTCTGAGCAGCCTACAAGTGCTACGCCTCACAG AGAACCCATGGCGTTGTGATTGTGCCCTTCACTGGCTGGGCTCTTGGATCAAAGAGGGGGGCCGACGGCTTCTGAGCtccagagacaagaagatcacaTGTGCAGAGCCCCCACGCCTGGCGCTACAAAGTCTGCTAGAAGTATCTGGTGGGAGTCTCATCTGCATTCCCCCCTCTGTGACCGTGGAGCCCCCGGAGCTCACAGCTAATCTGGGGGAGGACCTGCAGGTAGCCTGTCAGGCATCAGGCTACCCACAGCCCCTGGTGGTCTGGAGAAAGGTGCCCCAGCCTCGAGATGGTAAGCCTCAAGCTCAGGCCCAGCTGGAAGGTGGAGCATCAGGCCTGGGCGGGCATGCCACCCGTGACACTGGCAGCGGCATGCTCTTCCTCACCAACATCACACTGGCTCACGCAGGCAAGTACGAATGCGAGGCCGCCAATGCAGGTGGCAAAGTGCGTGTGCCCTTTCATCTACTGGTCAACGCATCCCGGCAGCAGTCACAGCAGCTACCCGCCCCGCAAGCCCCTGCTACACGCCCTGTGGGACATGAGCCCCAGCATGAGGCAGGCAGCATGGCCTTCCGAGCCCTGGGCCTAGCAACGCAGACAGCGATCACAGCAGCCATAGCGCTGCTGGCGCTCACCGCGCTGTTGTTGGCAGCTATGATCTGTCGACGCCGACGCCGGCGGAAAAAGGTGCCTGCAGCGTCAGGGGAAGGCACCCTATTTGTCAATGACTATTCGGATGGACCTTGCACCTTCGCACAGCTTGAGGAGCTCCGTGATGACCATGGACACGAGATGTTCGTTATTGACCGGTCCAAGCCCCTGTTCCCAGAGGTACCACCTGAGGAGTCCCCTGAACACAATCCTCCCGAGGGGCTCAGGTCTGGGCTACGCCTCCCTACACGTGTGGCCTATGAGATCCATTGCTGA
- the C13H8orf82 gene encoding UPF0598 protein C8orf82 homolog — protein MWPPCGAVRNLALVLARSQRARTCSGDERVSYTQGQSPEPRTREYFYYVDHQGQLFLDDSKMKNFITCFKDLQFLVTFFSRLRPNHSGRYEASFPFLSLCGRERNFLRCEDRPVVFTHILASDSESPRLSYCGGGEALTVPFEPARLLPLAANGRLYHPAPERAGGVGLVRSALAFELSACFEYGPSSATVPSHVHWQGRRIALTMDLAPLLLAAPPP, from the exons ATGTGGCCGCCTTGCGGGGCAGTGCGTAACTTGGCTCTAGTCTTGGCGAGGTCGCAGAGAGCTCGGACCTGCAGTGGGGACGAACGTGTCTCCTACACACAGGGTCAAAGCCCGGAGCCCAGAACCCGCGAGTATTTCTACTATGTGGATCACCAAGGCCAG CTTTTCCTAGATGACTCCAAAATGAAGAACTTTATCACCTGCTTTAAAG ACCTGCAGTTCCTGGTCACTTTCTTCTCTCGTCTGAGACCCAACCACAGCGGGCGCTACGAggcttccttccccttcctctcgcTTTGCGGCAGAGAACGTAACTTCCTGCGCTGTGAAGACCGGCCAGTGGTTTTCACGCACATCCTGGCTTCTGACAGCGAGTCACCTCGTCTCTCTTACTGCGGAGGCGGCGAGGCGCTGACCGTACCCTTCGAGCCGGCTCGCTTGCTACCCCTGGCGGCCAATGGGCGCCTGTACCACCCGGCACCGGAGCGCGCAGGCGGCGTGGGTCTAGTGCGCTCGGCCCTGGCCTTCGAGCTCAGTGCTTGCTTCGAGTATGGGCCTAGCTCAGCCACGGTCCCCTCTCACGTACACTGGCAAGGTCGCCGCATCGCCCTAACTATGGATCTGGCCCCACTGCTGCTCGCTGCCCCGCCGCCCTGA